A single genomic interval of Mycolicibacterium sp. MU0053 harbors:
- a CDS encoding IclR family transcriptional regulator has translation MAGNVSTPGATVASRLLAILAAFDERHRVLTLTDLARRTDVPVPTAHRLVGELVAGKALQRLDDGRYAIGPLLWEVGLLAPVSGPLRQLAEPYLHDVYAATKATVHLAVRDGDEVLFLHRMRGLASLPIVSSVGSRLPMHATGVGKVLLAYAPVDVQARVLADLTRITPHTVTQPQVLWSQLERVRRDGVATTSEEMSLGACSLAVPVRRSSDGQVVAAIGMVLPSLRRDRQRLQGALQVAAGGIGRRL, from the coding sequence GTGGCGGGCAACGTTTCGACTCCGGGCGCTACCGTGGCTTCCAGATTGCTGGCGATTCTGGCTGCTTTCGACGAGCGGCACCGGGTGCTGACCCTGACCGATCTGGCCCGGCGGACAGATGTTCCGGTGCCCACGGCGCACCGTCTGGTCGGCGAGCTCGTCGCCGGAAAGGCGCTGCAGCGGCTCGACGACGGTCGCTACGCCATCGGACCGCTGCTGTGGGAGGTCGGTCTGCTCGCCCCGGTATCGGGTCCGCTGCGGCAGCTCGCAGAGCCCTACCTGCACGATGTCTATGCCGCCACCAAGGCGACGGTGCATCTCGCCGTACGCGATGGCGACGAGGTGCTCTTCCTGCACCGGATGCGGGGCCTGGCCTCGTTGCCGATCGTGAGCTCAGTGGGGAGCCGCCTGCCGATGCACGCGACCGGTGTCGGAAAAGTACTCCTGGCCTACGCGCCCGTAGACGTCCAGGCACGCGTGCTCGCCGATCTGACCCGGATCACCCCGCACACCGTCACCCAGCCGCAGGTGCTGTGGTCTCAGCTCGAACGCGTCCGCCGGGACGGCGTGGCGACCACGAGCGAGGAAATGTCGTTGGGGGCGTGCTCGTTGGCCGTACCGGTGAGGCGCTCGTCCGACGGTCAAGTGGTGGCGGCGATCGGCATGGTGCTGCCCTCTCTCAGGCGTGACCGCCAGCGTCTGCAGGGGGCACTGCAGGTGGCCGCCGGAGGCATTGGTCGCAGGCTCTGA
- a CDS encoding NAD(P)/FAD-dependent oxidoreductase: MTTRSTVVIVGASVAGVRVAEELRRNAFDGTIVILDEEAELPYDKPPLSKALLAGTTGVEDVTLLSRAAANELGLDLRLSSRASTLNLSRNEVEVDGGDRVGFDQLVIATGARARPSPWGQPEGLHLLRTLGDSQRLRADLERGGRLAVIGGGFIGAEAAATARSMGLAVTMIDILPAPMERVLGPEVGQRFAALHQRHGVQTIFGAGVAEVTGHRGEFRIGLTDGRTVDADYVLVGIGAIPNDDWLASSGLLIDNGVVCDERCQAVDAPGVFAVGDVARWRNPETGRLTRIEHWTSAIEQAALVAHNITHPDDQLDYSPVEYVWSDQYDWKIRVAGNPGHTEGRHVEILGEETDSNRFAALYHDGDTLTGLVVVNWPRALIAGRKALSAGTAYPLVRESLLELAQRPSPAAKGA; this comes from the coding sequence ATGACGACGAGGTCGACCGTGGTGATCGTCGGCGCCTCTGTCGCGGGTGTTCGCGTTGCCGAGGAGCTGCGCCGCAACGCCTTCGACGGCACGATCGTCATCCTCGACGAGGAAGCGGAACTGCCCTACGACAAACCACCACTGTCGAAGGCCCTGCTGGCCGGCACCACCGGCGTCGAAGACGTCACCCTGTTGTCCCGGGCGGCCGCCAACGAGCTCGGCCTCGACCTCCGTTTGTCCAGCCGTGCCAGCACCCTCAACCTGTCACGCAACGAAGTCGAGGTCGACGGCGGCGACCGGGTCGGATTCGACCAGCTCGTCATCGCCACCGGGGCGCGGGCCCGGCCCTCGCCATGGGGGCAACCCGAGGGCCTGCATCTGCTGCGCACGCTGGGCGACTCACAGCGGCTGCGTGCCGACCTCGAACGCGGCGGGCGACTGGCCGTCATCGGAGGCGGGTTCATCGGTGCCGAGGCGGCGGCCACCGCCCGGTCCATGGGCCTGGCGGTCACCATGATCGATATCCTTCCGGCCCCGATGGAACGAGTTCTGGGACCCGAGGTCGGCCAACGCTTCGCGGCGCTGCACCAACGCCACGGCGTGCAGACGATCTTCGGGGCCGGCGTCGCCGAGGTCACCGGGCATCGCGGAGAGTTCCGCATCGGCCTGACCGACGGTCGCACCGTGGACGCCGATTATGTCCTGGTGGGGATCGGCGCCATCCCCAACGACGACTGGCTGGCGTCGTCGGGTCTTCTGATCGACAACGGTGTGGTGTGTGACGAACGCTGCCAAGCCGTCGATGCACCCGGGGTCTTCGCGGTCGGCGATGTCGCGCGCTGGCGCAACCCGGAAACCGGCCGGCTGACCCGAATCGAGCACTGGACCAGCGCCATCGAGCAGGCCGCGCTGGTTGCCCACAACATCACCCATCCCGACGATCAACTGGACTACTCCCCTGTCGAATACGTCTGGAGCGACCAGTACGACTGGAAGATCCGGGTCGCCGGAAACCCTGGTCACACCGAGGGCCGACATGTCGAAATCCTCGGGGAGGAAACGGACTCCAATCGGTTTGCGGCGCTCTACCACGACGGCGATACGCTCACCGGGCTGGTCGTGGTCAACTGGCCCCGCGCGTTGATCGCCGGCCGCAAGGCCCTCTCGGCCGGCACCGCCTACCCGTTGGTCAGAGAATCCCTGCTGGAACTCGCACAGCGGCCGTCCCCCGCCGCCAAAGGAGCGTGA
- the hcaB gene encoding 3-(cis-5,6-dihydroxycyclohexa-1,3-dien-1-yl)propanoate dehydrogenase, translating into MTWLTGRVALITGGTAGIGRAVVERFLAEGACVGVLDRSVADLTSLGLDGSLVAVTGDVTSYADNARAVRETVDAFGRLDIFVGNAGIFDYFTPLVSFDGEDLSGAFDEIFAVNVKGYLLGARAAVSELLKSDAPSIIFTVSNSGFYASSGGPLYTASKHAVVGVVRELAYELAPKIRVNGVAPGGTITGLRGIGDLGQGGTVLSSVPDIAEMMSTNPLQFAQQPADHAGLYVLLASADNSRAVTGVVINSDGGLGVRGLRQPSGGLGLADSTPRTGLTSE; encoded by the coding sequence GTGACTTGGCTGACTGGGCGGGTTGCGCTGATAACTGGCGGAACGGCCGGAATCGGGAGGGCCGTGGTCGAGCGTTTCCTGGCCGAGGGCGCATGCGTTGGTGTGCTGGATCGCTCGGTGGCGGACCTGACTTCCCTCGGCCTAGACGGCAGCTTGGTCGCGGTAACGGGTGACGTGACGTCGTACGCAGACAACGCCAGGGCGGTGCGCGAAACGGTCGATGCTTTTGGAAGGCTCGACATATTCGTCGGCAATGCCGGAATCTTCGACTACTTCACTCCCTTGGTGAGTTTCGATGGGGAAGACCTCTCTGGCGCCTTCGACGAGATCTTCGCGGTCAACGTCAAGGGCTATTTGCTTGGCGCCAGGGCAGCCGTTTCCGAACTCCTCAAGAGCGATGCGCCGAGCATCATCTTCACTGTCTCCAACTCCGGCTTCTATGCCTCCAGTGGCGGCCCGTTGTATACCGCTTCCAAGCACGCCGTCGTTGGCGTGGTACGCGAACTGGCGTACGAGTTGGCGCCGAAGATCCGGGTGAACGGAGTCGCGCCCGGTGGCACGATCACGGGCCTGCGGGGTATCGGTGACCTCGGCCAGGGCGGGACCGTGTTGTCATCGGTCCCCGACATCGCCGAGATGATGAGCACCAATCCTCTGCAATTCGCGCAGCAACCTGCCGATCATGCCGGCCTCTACGTGCTGCTCGCGTCTGCGGACAATTCGCGCGCTGTGACCGGCGTCGTCATCAACAGTGACGGCGGGTTGGGTGTGCGCGGATTGCGCCAGCCATCGGGCGGATTGGGCCTTGCAGACAGCACGCCCCGTACCGGTCTGACGTCAGAATAG
- a CDS encoding class II aldolase/adducin family protein: protein MPFAGHLHEERQLVADACRVAAARGLVDGILGHVSLRIGDDLMLVRCRSDGDRGVAFTESSDIRLVHFDGSAGAAGELDGYRVPNELPIHSECLRAKPQNQAVAHLHPPEVVAASLAGITIRPIYGAFDIPGAWMARAGVPVYERAVLIRDARLAREMVAAMGDHPVAICRGHGIVSAAETVQQAVLQAISVDQLARMSMRIVAAGGTPRDIDDADWDDLPDLGAKFNTDAAWKFEMAQLGS, encoded by the coding sequence GTGCCATTCGCAGGCCACCTGCACGAAGAACGCCAATTGGTGGCCGATGCCTGTCGGGTGGCTGCCGCACGTGGGCTGGTCGACGGAATTCTCGGCCATGTCAGCCTGCGCATCGGCGACGATCTCATGCTGGTGCGGTGCCGCAGCGACGGTGACCGCGGGGTCGCCTTCACCGAGAGCTCGGACATCCGGCTCGTCCACTTCGACGGATCAGCCGGCGCAGCAGGAGAACTCGACGGCTACCGGGTGCCCAACGAGCTGCCCATCCATTCCGAATGCCTGCGGGCCAAGCCGCAAAACCAGGCCGTGGCACATCTGCACCCACCCGAGGTCGTCGCGGCGAGCCTCGCCGGCATCACCATTCGGCCGATCTACGGCGCATTCGACATCCCGGGGGCCTGGATGGCGCGAGCGGGGGTGCCGGTGTATGAACGGGCGGTCTTGATCCGCGATGCCCGTCTCGCCAGGGAGATGGTGGCCGCGATGGGCGATCACCCCGTGGCCATCTGCCGCGGTCACGGAATCGTCAGTGCCGCAGAGACGGTTCAGCAGGCAGTCTTGCAGGCGATCAGCGTCGACCAGCTCGCTCGCATGTCGATGCGGATAGTGGCCGCGGGTGGCACCCCTCGCGACATCGACGACGCGGACTGGGATGATCTGCCCGACCTCGGAGCGAAATTCAACACCGACGCCGCCTGGAAGTTCGAGATGGCGCAGCTGGGCTCGTAG
- the pcaH gene encoding protocatechuate 3,4-dioxygenase subunit beta encodes MTAPVDTNPDSASASQAEISAEISEISEISESYQRAGVEETQPRLDYPPYRSSILRHPTQELYRADPEGVELWAPCFGDRDVHSLESDLTIQRDAPPIGERIVVMGRIVDGEGRAVRRQLVEIWQANAAGRYVHKRDQHPAPIDPNFAGVGRCLTDNDGVYRFTTIKPGPYPWRNHHNAWRPAHIHFSLFGNEFTQRMVTQMYFPGDPLFGLDPIYQSITDQKARDRLVAAYDHGVTSHEWSTGYRWDIVLTGSTSTPMETR; translated from the coding sequence ATGACAGCACCTGTCGACACCAACCCGGACAGCGCATCTGCCAGTCAGGCCGAGATCAGCGCCGAGATCTCGGAGATCTCGGAGATCTCCGAGAGCTACCAGCGTGCCGGGGTCGAGGAAACCCAACCCCGGTTGGACTACCCGCCCTATCGCAGCAGCATTCTCCGCCACCCCACCCAAGAGCTCTACCGTGCCGACCCGGAGGGGGTCGAACTATGGGCGCCCTGCTTCGGTGATCGCGATGTGCACTCGCTGGAATCAGATCTGACTATCCAGCGGGACGCCCCGCCGATCGGCGAACGGATCGTGGTGATGGGACGGATCGTGGACGGAGAAGGCCGCGCGGTGCGCCGTCAACTCGTCGAGATCTGGCAGGCCAACGCCGCCGGGCGCTACGTCCACAAGCGCGACCAGCATCCAGCCCCTATCGATCCGAACTTCGCCGGCGTCGGCCGGTGTCTGACCGACAACGACGGCGTCTACCGCTTCACCACCATCAAGCCCGGCCCCTACCCGTGGCGCAACCACCACAATGCGTGGCGGCCCGCGCACATCCATTTCTCGTTGTTCGGCAACGAATTCACCCAGCGGATGGTCACCCAGATGTACTTCCCGGGCGACCCGTTGTTCGGGCTGGACCCCATTTATCAGTCGATCACCGACCAGAAGGCGCGTGACCGCCTCGTGGCCGCCTACGACCACGGCGTCACCTCCCACGAGTGGTCCACAGGCTACCGGTGGGACATAGTCCTGACCGGTAGCACCAGCACTCCGATGGAGACTCGATGA
- a CDS encoding 2Fe-2S iron-sulfur cluster-binding protein encodes MSEQGARGDVATTEATGRPGNGDVLCRITVRLDQQETSTRGLPGETLLESARRAGLEPPVSCEAGNCGTCMARLTEGRATMRNNDALTVEEVAEGYVLTCQAVPEAPSVTVDYDA; translated from the coding sequence ATGTCTGAGCAAGGCGCGCGAGGCGATGTCGCGACAACGGAAGCGACCGGCAGGCCCGGTAACGGTGATGTCCTGTGCCGCATCACTGTTCGGCTGGACCAGCAGGAGACATCTACTCGGGGACTTCCTGGCGAGACGTTGTTGGAAAGCGCGAGACGTGCGGGTTTGGAGCCGCCGGTCTCCTGTGAGGCGGGCAACTGCGGTACGTGTATGGCGCGGCTCACGGAAGGAAGAGCGACCATGCGGAACAATGACGCACTTACCGTTGAGGAGGTAGCAGAGGGCTACGTCCTGACGTGTCAGGCAGTGCCGGAGGCCCCCTCGGTAACAGTTGATTACGATGCATGA
- a CDS encoding ferredoxin, which yields MATVRSDPSACQGYGNCVAGAEDYFDIDDDGIVVLLKTDVPDSDLTRVEEAARSCPVSALWLDK from the coding sequence ATGGCGACAGTCCGATCCGACCCGAGCGCATGCCAGGGCTACGGGAACTGCGTGGCTGGCGCCGAGGACTATTTCGACATCGACGACGACGGTATCGTGGTTCTGCTCAAGACAGATGTGCCGGACTCCGACCTGACACGCGTCGAGGAGGCCGCCCGGTCCTGCCCGGTGTCGGCGCTGTGGCTGGACAAATGA
- the pcaG gene encoding protocatechuate 3,4-dioxygenase subunit alpha, translating to MSTVLTATPGQTVGPFFGFALQVGEAHELVPPGYPGAIQLHGRVTDGEGAPVPDALLEISQADAEGVLQKAPGSLGRDGWTFTGWGRASTDPGGHYSFTTVTPGAIGPGSVPFFAVTVFARGLLNRLFTRAYLPGCQLGRDKLLAALPAARRQTLIAIPDEHGFRFDIRLQGDHEAEETVFLQYSGPGR from the coding sequence ATGAGCACCGTGTTGACCGCGACCCCGGGTCAGACCGTCGGCCCATTCTTCGGCTTCGCGCTCCAGGTCGGGGAAGCCCACGAACTCGTGCCACCCGGGTACCCAGGTGCGATCCAGTTACACGGGCGGGTCACCGACGGCGAGGGCGCGCCGGTACCCGACGCACTGCTGGAGATCTCGCAGGCGGACGCCGAGGGCGTCCTGCAGAAGGCGCCGGGATCGCTCGGCCGCGACGGCTGGACCTTCACCGGGTGGGGGCGGGCCAGCACAGACCCCGGTGGGCACTACAGTTTCACCACGGTGACGCCCGGTGCCATCGGACCGGGTTCGGTACCGTTCTTCGCTGTGACGGTATTCGCGCGCGGCCTGCTGAACCGGCTGTTCACCCGCGCATACCTACCCGGCTGCCAGCTCGGCAGGGACAAGTTACTGGCCGCACTGCCTGCAGCCCGCCGCCAAACGCTGATCGCGATCCCTGATGAGCACGGCTTTCGTTTCGACATCAGGCTGCAGGGCGACCACGAAGCCGAGGAGACAGTGTTCTTGCAGTACTCCGGACCAGGGCGTTGA
- the pcaC gene encoding 4-carboxymuconolactone decarboxylase — translation MTVPQIATTDFGGPRHGELLLVGPSLGTSSVTLWASAAQRLTSRLRVVGWDLPGHGYSAPAAGFSMPELAAAVLAVADRHAGRQRFHYAGDSLGGAVGLQLLLDAPERLLSAALLCTGSAIGTPADWRSRAATVRAGGTDPVVGTALARWFAPGFVDRQPEVATALLDALRRTDAESYAAACEALADFDVTGRLGEITTPLLAVAGAQDVATPPEGLRDLISRVKDGRLVVLDEVGHLAPAEAPERVSDLILGHLAVCAPTDYDAGMAIRRQVLGDAHVDRAVASTTEFTTDFQELITRYAWGTIWSRQGLDRRSRSLITLTALVARGHHEELAMHVRAARRNGLTNGEIKELLLQAAIYCGVPDANTAFRIADRVLAEYDRGV, via the coding sequence ATGACCGTCCCACAGATTGCCACCACGGACTTTGGTGGCCCCCGACACGGGGAGCTGCTGCTCGTGGGCCCGTCACTGGGGACCTCCTCGGTCACGCTCTGGGCCTCAGCAGCCCAGCGCCTGACCAGCCGCCTTCGCGTCGTCGGCTGGGATCTACCCGGGCATGGCTACAGCGCCCCGGCCGCGGGGTTCTCGATGCCCGAGCTGGCCGCCGCGGTGCTCGCGGTTGCCGATCGCCACGCCGGCCGACAGCGGTTCCACTACGCCGGCGACTCCCTCGGCGGCGCAGTAGGCCTGCAGCTCTTGCTGGACGCTCCCGAGCGGCTGCTCTCGGCGGCACTGCTGTGCACCGGCTCGGCAATCGGGACGCCAGCGGACTGGCGATCACGTGCCGCCACGGTACGGGCAGGTGGTACCGATCCGGTGGTCGGCACCGCGCTGGCGCGGTGGTTTGCCCCCGGTTTCGTCGACCGCCAACCCGAGGTGGCCACAGCACTCTTGGACGCACTGCGCCGTACCGATGCCGAATCCTACGCCGCGGCCTGCGAGGCACTCGCCGACTTCGACGTGACCGGCAGACTCGGTGAGATCACCACACCCCTGCTCGCCGTCGCGGGAGCACAGGATGTCGCTACTCCTCCGGAGGGTCTGCGGGACTTGATATCCCGGGTTAAGGACGGCCGACTGGTGGTGCTCGACGAAGTGGGGCACCTGGCCCCTGCAGAGGCACCCGAACGGGTCAGCGACCTGATCTTAGGCCACCTCGCCGTTTGCGCCCCGACCGACTACGACGCGGGCATGGCGATTCGGCGTCAGGTGCTCGGTGACGCGCACGTCGATCGCGCTGTCGCGTCCACCACCGAATTCACCACAGATTTTCAGGAGTTGATCACCCGCTACGCGTGGGGCACCATCTGGAGCCGGCAAGGCCTGGATCGTCGCAGCCGGTCGTTGATCACGCTGACCGCACTGGTCGCCCGAGGTCACCACGAAGAGCTAGCGATGCATGTGCGCGCGGCCCGCCGAAACGGCCTGACCAACGGCGAGATCAAAGAGCTGCTGCTACAGGCCGCCATCTACTGTGGCGTCCCAGATGCCAATACCGCGTTTCGGATCGCTGACAGGGTGCTCGCCGAGTACGACCGAGGTGTGTAG
- a CDS encoding dihydrodiol dehydrogenase: MAARAGGFAELVSRTVGEPLRIANEFSDVEVRRVDTRNGSRLLICSPKTGQWISLDALEVEALTWQNPQTLEAMVGNINAPLLPGPEAHR; the protein is encoded by the coding sequence GTGGCGGCCCGGGCGGGTGGGTTCGCCGAGCTGGTGAGCCGCACGGTGGGCGAGCCCCTGCGGATCGCCAACGAGTTCTCAGACGTCGAAGTGCGCCGCGTCGACACCCGCAACGGTTCGCGACTACTGATCTGCTCACCGAAGACGGGACAGTGGATCAGCCTCGACGCGCTCGAGGTGGAAGCACTCACGTGGCAGAACCCCCAGACACTGGAAGCCATGGTGGGCAACATCAACGCACCCCTGCTGCCGGGTCCGGAAGCGCATCGATGA
- a CDS encoding 3-phenylpropionate/cinnamic acid dioxygenase subunit beta, with translation MTAIDTPSPNGYSRAGHGSTYSEQAILGENAPRQQRAGKPLPFNDERHLAAHQFLVDEAYLLDAQHYEQWLDTLTEDIHYIMPVKVTTALGAGFDTSPGMAHFDENKDSLSRRVARFRTEHAWTEDPPSRLRHYVTNVRTFATDDADHLVVESAELLFRSRGDVNESALVSCGREDLLRNDGGWKLARRTISIDESVLRMQNLAVFL, from the coding sequence ATGACCGCGATCGACACACCCTCCCCCAACGGGTACAGCCGGGCCGGACACGGTTCGACCTATTCGGAACAAGCGATCCTGGGCGAGAACGCGCCTCGGCAGCAGCGGGCGGGAAAGCCCCTGCCGTTCAACGACGAACGTCACCTCGCGGCGCATCAGTTCCTGGTCGACGAGGCCTATCTGCTCGATGCCCAGCACTACGAGCAGTGGCTGGACACCTTGACCGAGGACATCCACTACATCATGCCGGTCAAGGTCACGACCGCCCTTGGCGCTGGCTTCGACACCTCACCAGGAATGGCTCACTTCGACGAGAACAAAGACTCGCTGAGCCGCCGGGTCGCCCGGTTTCGCACCGAACATGCATGGACCGAGGATCCGCCGTCACGGTTGCGGCACTACGTGACCAACGTCCGTACCTTCGCCACCGACGACGCCGACCACCTCGTTGTGGAGTCGGCCGAACTCCTCTTCCGCAGTCGCGGCGACGTCAACGAGTCTGCGCTGGTGTCCTGTGGACGCGAAGACCTGCTGCGCAACGACGGCGGGTGGAAACTGGCGCGTCGCACGATCTCCATCGACGAATCCGTCTTGCGAATGCAGAACCTGGCGGTGTTCCTGTGA
- a CDS encoding IS3 family transposase (programmed frameshift): MDEAHPRADGPRRRRAFSAAEKLAHLDAYEQACEHGEGGAYLRREGLYSSSISEWRRQRDAGVLAGKQPGEKIGKLTAEQAEIARLKRENAQMSKRLATTEAALDIMGQAHALLESLSERADFRRATEEALTEAYRSLLAVGVSTRRAAALTGMVRSTAIRRRNTATAPTPAVSPQPVVEPVNKLTELERQLVVATLTSDRFVDLAPFQIYAQLLDEGVYLCSVSTMYRVLRENRQVKERRRLARHPAKVCPELVATAPQQVYSWDITKVPGPVKGVYFDAYVMIDIYSRYIVGVHVHARESGVLAKELIEQVFKVHGVPHVVHADRDTSMTSKTVATLLADLEVTRSHSRPRVSNDNPFSESLFKTLKYGPEFPERFGSLSEARQFMDDFAHWYNHEHRHTGIGLHTPANVHFGLATDKAAERCAVLTDARARHPHRFSTHRAPKILDLPDTVWINPPAQEADTTAA; encoded by the exons ATGGATGAAGCCCACCCGCGCGCCGACGGGCCGCGCCGCCGGCGTGCGTTCTCGGCGGCCGAGAAGTTGGCCCACCTGGATGCCTACGAGCAGGCCTGCGAGCACGGTGAGGGCGGTGCCTATCTGCGGCGGGAGGGCTTGTATTCGTCGTCGATCAGCGAATGGCGCAGGCAGCGCGATGCGGGTGTGCTGGCGGGCAAACAGCCCGGCGAGAAGATCGGCAAGCTGACCGCTGAGCAGGCGGAAATCGCCCGTCTCAAGCGGGAGAACGCGCAGATGAGCAAGCGCCTGGCCACCACCGAGGCCGCGCTGGACATCATGGGACAAGCACACGCTCTCTTGGAAAGTCTTTCCGAGAGAGCGGATT TCCGACGAGCAACCGAAGAAGCGCTGACCGAGGCCTACAGGTCGCTGCTCGCGGTCGGCGTGTCGACCAGGCGCGCAGCGGCGTTGACTGGCATGGTGCGCTCTACGGCGATCCGGCGGCGCAACACCGCCACGGCGCCCACGCCGGCGGTGTCGCCGCAACCGGTGGTCGAGCCGGTCAACAAGCTGACCGAGTTGGAGCGGCAGTTGGTTGTGGCGACGCTCACCAGCGACCGGTTCGTCGATCTGGCACCGTTTCAGATCTATGCCCAACTGCTCGACGAGGGCGTTTATCTGTGTTCGGTGTCCACGATGTACCGGGTGCTGCGCGAGAACAGGCAGGTCAAGGAGCGGCGCCGGCTGGCGCGCCATCCCGCCAAGGTGTGTCCGGAGTTGGTCGCGACCGCGCCGCAGCAGGTGTATTCCTGGGACATCACCAAGGTGCCCGGGCCGGTCAAGGGTGTCTATTTCGACGCGTACGTGATGATCGACATCTACTCCCGCTACATCGTCGGTGTCCACGTCCACGCTCGTGAATCCGGTGTTCTGGCCAAGGAACTCATCGAGCAGGTGTTCAAGGTGCACGGTGTGCCGCACGTGGTGCACGCGGATCGGGACACGTCGATGACCAGCAAGACCGTCGCGACGCTGCTCGCCGATCTCGAGGTCACCCGATCGCATTCGAGGCCTCGGGTGTCCAACGATAACCCGTTCTCGGAGTCGTTGTTCAAGACGTTGAAGTACGGGCCGGAGTTTCCCGAGCGCTTCGGCTCCCTGTCTGAGGCACGGCAATTCATGGATGACTTCGCCCACTGGTACAACCACGAGCATCGTCATACCGGCATCGGTCTGCACACCCCCGCCAACGTGCACTTCGGGCTTGCCACCGACAAAGCCGCCGAGCGATGTGCCGTCCTGACCGACGCCCGTGCCCGACACCCACACCGCTTCAGCACCCACCGTGCGCCGAAGATCCTCGACCTGCCCGACACCGTCTGGATCAACCCACCAGCCCAGGAGGCCGACACGACCGCCGCTTAA
- the hcaB gene encoding 3-(cis-5,6-dihydroxycyclohexa-1,3-dien-1-yl)propanoate dehydrogenase translates to MTGWLDGKRALVVGAGSGIGRAVVDAFRSEGAQVAVLERDHDKCEALRAALPEVPVTEGDASTRDANDRAVASAVAAFGGLDTLVNCVGVFDFYRGIGDIDADHLDQAFDEMFRTNVLSHLHSVKAALPALRTGNGSSIVLTESASSYYAGRGGVLYVASKFAVRGLVTTLAHELAPHIRVNGVAPGGTLNTDLRGLDSLGLDTIRLNDTPNRAQDLAARTPLQVALSGEDHAWSFVFLASDRSRGITATSTHPDGGSGMGAPKPQPRN, encoded by the coding sequence ATGACGGGGTGGCTCGACGGCAAGCGGGCCCTCGTCGTGGGCGCAGGCTCGGGTATCGGCCGAGCGGTGGTCGACGCGTTCCGCTCCGAGGGCGCCCAGGTGGCGGTGCTCGAACGCGACCACGACAAGTGCGAAGCGTTGCGTGCGGCACTGCCCGAGGTTCCCGTCACCGAGGGCGACGCCTCGACCCGCGACGCCAACGACCGTGCCGTCGCATCGGCCGTGGCGGCGTTCGGTGGCCTGGACACGCTGGTCAACTGTGTCGGCGTCTTCGACTTCTACCGGGGCATCGGCGATATCGACGCCGACCACCTCGACCAGGCGTTCGACGAGATGTTCCGGACGAACGTGCTGAGCCACCTGCACTCGGTCAAGGCCGCGCTGCCGGCGCTACGAACGGGCAATGGATCCTCGATCGTGCTGACCGAGTCGGCTTCCTCGTACTACGCCGGACGCGGTGGGGTGTTGTACGTCGCCTCCAAATTCGCGGTCCGTGGCCTCGTGACCACGCTCGCCCACGAACTGGCGCCCCACATCAGAGTGAACGGCGTGGCCCCGGGCGGCACCCTCAACACCGATCTACGCGGGCTCGACAGCCTCGGCCTGGACACCATTCGGCTCAACGACACCCCGAACCGTGCACAGGACCTGGCCGCGCGCACCCCGCTGCAGGTTGCGTTGTCCGGTGAGGACCACGCCTGGAGCTTCGTCTTCCTGGCCTCGGATCGATCCCGGGGCATCACCGCAACCAGCACCCACCCTGACGGCGGGTCGGGGATGGGCGCGCCGAAACCGCAACCACGCAACTGA